Proteins from a genomic interval of Clostridium sp. M62/1:
- a CDS encoding DUF2190 family protein encodes MSKASYWQRGETLDYKNTGSSTIEANTVVELTGRVGIAGTDIAPGAEGDLHVCGVFEFDKTGTNEIAFGQPVYFDKTGITDAANNGETSGSKVAYTPAGFAAKAAAAGDAKVLVKIG; translated from the coding sequence ATGAGCAAAGCAAGTTACTGGCAGAGAGGGGAAACCCTCGATTATAAAAATACTGGATCATCCACCATCGAAGCCAATACAGTCGTAGAACTTACTGGCAGAGTGGGTATCGCAGGAACTGACATCGCACCCGGAGCAGAAGGCGACCTTCATGTGTGCGGTGTTTTTGAGTTCGATAAGACTGGAACGAACGAGATCGCATTCGGACAGCCTGTTTATTTCGACAAGACAGGCATCACAGACGCAGCGAACAACGGAGAGACTAGCGGAAGCAAGGTCGCATACACACCTGCAGGTTTCGCAGCCAAGGCAGCGGCCGCAGGAGACGCAAAGGTACTTGTAAAAATTGGATAA
- a CDS encoding phage terminase large subunit family protein produces the protein MARNPYRRYEVTEYQKEALKFLQPPEDITVSEWADKYRVLDAKTSAMPGPWRTEHTPYLKGIMDEFNNYETEEIVYVKPTQVGGTECLQNMVGYIVQQDPAPTMIVYPTDTLAKSISENRLQPMFKAAPELRKRFDENSQLQELQFDGMYLTLAGSNSPSSLASKAIRFLFLDEVDKYPGASKKEADPVSLARERTKTFHNRKIFITSTPTLKTGHIWKAKEDADIEKHYFVPCPHCGEYIELKWKQIHFPKEEGMSYADRAEFATYVCQECGCVITDQDKPEMLRKGEWRTVKENTKFVRKVAFWMNTLYSPFVRFSEIVKEFLDSKDDPEKLQNFVNSWLAEPWEDTKLKTNADLVMERQTEYEELVVPEWAKLLTAGVDVQENCLYWSIRAWGNYLTSQNIAHGQAFSFQEVERIMNLEYQMPDSTPLVVALALIDSGNDADTVYDFCANNSEWALPSKGSSNPMLSHYKLSKVNKSDSKAYGMNLVLVDTGKYKDMIAGRMQKKNGSGSWMVYQGCDREYAEQVTAEHKVNVKMGNGKVKQEWQQKTSHADNHYLDCEVYATAAADILGVRTLHLNEIQENEQPKKQETTQYTPEEHWISQNEGSWV, from the coding sequence GTGGCAAGAAATCCGTATCGTAGATACGAGGTCACAGAATACCAGAAGGAAGCCTTAAAGTTCCTACAGCCACCAGAGGACATCACGGTATCGGAGTGGGCAGACAAGTACAGGGTACTGGATGCCAAGACCTCTGCAATGCCGGGACCATGGCGGACAGAACACACCCCATACCTTAAAGGCATCATGGATGAGTTCAACAATTATGAGACAGAGGAAATCGTCTACGTGAAGCCTACGCAGGTAGGTGGAACAGAGTGCCTCCAGAACATGGTAGGTTACATCGTCCAGCAGGACCCTGCGCCGACCATGATCGTATATCCGACAGATACGCTCGCAAAATCCATATCGGAGAACAGACTGCAGCCGATGTTCAAAGCGGCACCGGAACTCCGAAAGAGGTTTGATGAGAACTCGCAGTTGCAGGAATTGCAGTTTGATGGAATGTATCTGACACTGGCAGGCTCGAACTCCCCATCAAGCCTTGCGAGTAAGGCAATCCGCTTCCTGTTTCTCGATGAGGTGGATAAATATCCGGGGGCATCCAAAAAGGAAGCCGACCCGGTCAGTCTGGCAAGGGAACGAACCAAGACATTCCACAACAGGAAGATATTCATCACAAGCACACCGACACTGAAAACAGGGCATATCTGGAAAGCCAAGGAAGATGCAGACATAGAGAAGCACTACTTCGTTCCATGTCCGCACTGCGGGGAATACATCGAACTCAAGTGGAAGCAGATACACTTCCCCAAAGAGGAAGGGATGAGTTACGCAGACCGTGCAGAATTCGCAACCTATGTATGCCAGGAGTGCGGATGCGTAATCACAGACCAGGACAAGCCGGAGATGCTCCGCAAGGGAGAGTGGCGGACGGTCAAGGAAAACACCAAGTTCGTCCGCAAGGTAGCATTCTGGATGAACACCCTATACTCTCCATTTGTTCGCTTTTCGGAGATTGTAAAGGAATTTCTGGACAGCAAGGATGACCCGGAGAAGCTGCAGAACTTTGTCAACTCATGGCTCGCAGAGCCGTGGGAGGATACCAAGTTAAAGACTAACGCAGACCTCGTCATGGAAAGACAGACCGAGTACGAGGAACTGGTAGTGCCGGAGTGGGCAAAACTGCTCACGGCAGGAGTCGATGTACAGGAGAATTGCCTATACTGGAGCATCAGAGCGTGGGGCAATTACCTCACAAGCCAGAACATAGCACATGGGCAGGCTTTCTCATTCCAGGAAGTCGAGAGAATCATGAACCTCGAATACCAGATGCCGGATAGCACACCACTGGTCGTAGCACTGGCACTGATCGACTCCGGTAATGACGCAGATACGGTGTACGATTTCTGCGCCAACAATTCAGAATGGGCACTGCCAAGCAAGGGTTCATCAAACCCGATGCTGTCGCACTACAAACTGTCCAAGGTAAATAAGAGCGACAGCAAGGCATACGGCATGAATCTGGTACTGGTAGACACCGGAAAATATAAGGACATGATCGCCGGACGAATGCAGAAAAAGAACGGTAGCGGATCATGGATGGTTTACCAGGGATGCGACAGAGAGTACGCAGAGCAGGTAACTGCGGAACATAAAGTGAATGTCAAAATGGGAAACGGCAAGGTCAAACAGGAATGGCAGCAGAAAACCTCCCACGCAGACAACCACTACTTGGACTGCGAGGTATACGCAACAGCAGCGGCAGACATCCTCGGAGTACGAACCCTGCATCTGAATGAGATACAGGAAAATGAGCAACCAAAGAAACAGGAAACAACCCAGTACACCCCGGAGGAACACTGGATCAGTCAAAACGAAGGGTCATGGGTATAA
- a CDS encoding phage portal protein, with the protein MNWLDGIIGFISPEWGARREAWRQSLTEMRNYDAGNYDRGNANWRVLNQSAEFTDRYSRDNVRARARDLERNSDMMNSVIGAYKRNVIGGGYALQAKTGSDKTNEIIQTAWKKWCKKQNCDVTGTQSFTQMMRMCVKRKKVDGGILIVKRYTKDGYLPFKLQTFEVDELDNSQMLPKKKGNKVVGGIEMNEYNKPMGYWIRQYSVDGMALSNPVYVDAKDVIFLYTKHRPSQVREMSDMSPTITRIRDANEFMIAVSVKERIAACLSVFIKKQLPTTGIGRQNGSVPGPHQDYQGKSIAPGMIKELNAGDEIQVVNPTGQATDAASYIKLQQRLVGAGQGISYEATSRDMSESNYSSTRQGIIEDDMTYAEEKEMLMEVMDEIYETFIISLWLAGVLDAKDFWDNKDKYFEHAWITAPKKWIDPQKEANANKIALNTGQKTFKQIAAEQGRDWKEQIDEMAEVLEYAKDKGIDLGGVIFDQTAAELYEDEETPADNPQQTDGNQTGEETGQESEEGDGAEEEGKTDD; encoded by the coding sequence ATGAACTGGTTAGACGGAATTATAGGTTTTATATCACCGGAGTGGGGAGCACGCAGGGAAGCATGGCGGCAGAGTCTGACTGAGATGAGAAACTACGATGCAGGCAACTATGACAGGGGCAATGCAAACTGGAGGGTACTCAACCAGTCGGCGGAATTTACGGACCGGTACAGTCGAGACAATGTCAGAGCCAGAGCCAGAGACTTGGAGCGAAACTCGGACATGATGAATTCAGTCATCGGAGCGTACAAGCGAAATGTTATCGGTGGCGGATACGCACTGCAGGCAAAAACAGGAAGCGACAAGACCAACGAGATCATCCAGACAGCATGGAAGAAATGGTGCAAGAAACAGAACTGCGATGTGACCGGAACGCAGTCCTTCACGCAGATGATGAGAATGTGCGTGAAGCGAAAGAAGGTCGATGGCGGAATCCTTATCGTAAAGAGATACACCAAGGACGGATACCTCCCATTCAAGCTTCAGACATTCGAGGTGGACGAACTGGACAACTCGCAGATGCTCCCGAAGAAAAAGGGGAACAAGGTAGTCGGTGGTATTGAAATGAATGAGTATAACAAGCCGATGGGGTACTGGATCAGACAGTATTCCGTGGACGGAATGGCACTCTCGAATCCCGTATATGTGGATGCGAAAGATGTCATTTTTTTATACACAAAACACCGCCCATCGCAGGTGCGTGAGATGTCCGATATGAGTCCGACAATCACAAGAATCCGAGACGCTAACGAATTTATGATAGCCGTATCGGTCAAAGAGCGAATAGCGGCCTGTCTTTCGGTATTCATCAAAAAGCAGTTACCGACAACCGGAATCGGTCGTCAGAACGGCAGCGTACCGGGACCGCATCAGGACTACCAGGGCAAATCCATCGCCCCCGGTATGATTAAGGAACTCAATGCCGGAGATGAGATACAGGTCGTAAACCCGACCGGACAGGCAACGGATGCAGCGAGTTACATCAAGCTGCAGCAGAGACTTGTCGGAGCAGGACAGGGCATCAGTTACGAAGCCACAAGCCGTGATATGTCAGAGAGCAACTACTCCTCAACCAGACAGGGCATCATCGAAGATGACATGACCTACGCAGAGGAAAAAGAGATGCTGATGGAAGTCATGGACGAAATATATGAAACCTTTATTATTTCGCTGTGGCTCGCAGGGGTACTGGACGCAAAGGACTTCTGGGATAACAAGGATAAATACTTCGAGCACGCATGGATCACAGCACCGAAGAAATGGATTGACCCTCAGAAGGAAGCAAATGCAAACAAGATTGCTCTGAACACAGGACAAAAGACATTCAAGCAGATTGCTGCAGAACAGGGCCGTGACTGGAAAGAGCAGATAGATGAAATGGCAGAGGTACTCGAATACGCAAAGGATAAGGGTATCGACTTAGGAGGTGTGATTTTTGACCAGACAGCAGCAGAACTCTACGAGGATGAGGAAACACCTGCCGACAATCCTCAGCAGACAGACGGAAACCAAACCGGAGAAGAAACAGGGCAGGAATCAGAAGAAGGCGATGGAGCAGAGGAAGAAGGAAAAACAGACGACTAG
- a CDS encoding HK97 family phage prohead protease translates to MEQRKKEKQTTRELTVNSIRAMEGEGNERKFILSFSSEEPYERWWGTEILDHSDGAVDLTRLNEIGVLLFNHDRNRVIGKVNRAWIEDLRGMAEVEFDSDEDADLIYQKVKSGTLKTTSVGYQIDSWEEVMPNKQSADGRFTGPADIARKWTPYEISIVSVPADPTVGVGRELEEETEQGTQSRSTDWFERQLQINKNIINQGGNRR, encoded by the coding sequence ATGGAGCAGAGGAAGAAGGAAAAACAGACGACTAGGGAACTGACAGTTAATTCTATCAGAGCCATGGAAGGAGAGGGGAATGAGCGAAAGTTCATTCTTTCCTTTTCCTCTGAAGAACCATACGAGAGATGGTGGGGAACAGAAATCCTCGACCACTCAGATGGAGCAGTAGACCTTACACGATTAAATGAAATTGGTGTGCTGCTCTTTAACCACGACCGCAACCGTGTCATTGGAAAAGTAAACCGGGCATGGATTGAGGACTTGCGTGGAATGGCAGAGGTTGAATTCGACAGCGATGAAGATGCAGACCTCATCTATCAGAAAGTCAAAAGCGGAACGCTGAAAACAACGTCCGTAGGCTATCAGATAGACTCATGGGAGGAAGTAATGCCAAACAAACAGTCAGCAGATGGCAGGTTCACAGGACCGGCAGACATCGCAAGAAAGTGGACACCTTACGAAATTAGTATCGTGAGCGTGCCTGCGGACCCAACGGTCGGTGTAGGCAGGGAACTGGAGGAAGAAACCGAGCAGGGAACGCAGAGCCGCTCTACAGACTGGTTCGAAAGGCAACTTCAAATAAATAAAAATATCATCAACCAAGGAGGTAACAGACGATGA